One genomic segment of Helianthus annuus cultivar XRQ/B chromosome 14, HanXRQr2.0-SUNRISE, whole genome shotgun sequence includes these proteins:
- the LOC110906489 gene encoding uncharacterized protein LOC110906489: protein MRAMEKQLGTKSDGISYFMERIWVPLYGSLQDLLMVEAHKSRYSIHPVSEKKVYAESLTLERCGPFWETGKLNPRYVGPFEIVQRINTMAHRLNLPEDLSSVHNVFHVSNLKKCLSNERLVFPFKELKIGDQLCFIEELVEILDREVKTLKHRRIPIMRVRWNSKRGKEFTWEREDQMMRKYPQLFKTAMPNGE, encoded by the exons ATGCGGGCCATGGAGAAACAACTCGGAACTAAATCAGACGGTATTAGCTATTTCATGGAGAGAATATGGGTTCCACTATACGGAAGCTTGCAAGATCTTTTGATGgtcgaagcacacaagtctcgatactcgaTTCACCCAGTTTCTGAAAAAAAG GTTTATGCTGAAAGTCTCACATTGGAAAGATGTGGTCCGTTTTGGGAAACGGGAAAGTTAAATCCGCGTTAcgttggaccatttgaaattgTACAAAGAATCAACACTATGGCTCATAGATTGAATCTCCCTGAAGATCTCAGCAgcgtgcacaacgtttttcatgtctcaaatctaaagaagtgtctATCTAATGAAAGACTTGTGTTTCCATTCAAAGAGTTGAAAATTGGTGATCAACTATGTTTTATCGAGGAACTAGTTGAGATCTTGGATAGAGAAGTCAAAACTCTTAAACACAGAAGAATTCCTAttatgagagttcgttggaactcgaaACGTGGAAAGGAGTTTACATGGGAGCGAGAAGATCAAATGATGCGCAAGTATCCTCAATTGTTCAAAACCGCGATGCCTAATGGTGAATAA